From Fibrobacter sp., a single genomic window includes:
- a CDS encoding dTDP-glucose 4,6-dehydratase, whose translation MKNIVITGGAGFIGSHVVRLFVNKYPEYNIINLDKLTYAGNLANLKDIEGKPNYKFVKMDICDFDAFYKLMQDEKIDGIIHLAAESHVDRSIKDPFTFARTNVMGTLALLQAAKLYWESLPEKYEGKRFYHISTDEVYGALKMNHPEGIEPPFTTTASSSEHHLAYGDDFFYETTKYTPHSPYSASKAGSDHFVRAFHDTYGMPTIVTNCSNNYGPYQFPEKLIPLFINNIRHKKPLPVYGKGENVRDWLFVEDHARAIDVIFHNGKIAETYNIGGFNEWKNIDIIKVVIKTVDKLLGRAEGEDLDLITYVTDRLGHDARYAIDSTKLQKELGWEPSLQFEEGIEKTVKWYLDNQEWLDNITSGDYEKYYENMYKGKV comes from the coding sequence ATGAAGAATATCGTCATTACTGGTGGTGCAGGCTTTATCGGAAGCCACGTTGTGCGCCTGTTCGTGAACAAGTATCCTGAATACAACATCATCAACCTGGACAAGCTGACCTACGCTGGCAACTTGGCCAACCTCAAGGATATCGAGGGCAAGCCCAACTACAAGTTCGTGAAGATGGACATCTGCGACTTCGACGCTTTCTACAAGCTGATGCAGGACGAAAAGATCGATGGTATCATCCATCTGGCTGCCGAAAGCCATGTGGACCGTTCCATCAAGGATCCGTTCACCTTCGCCCGTACCAACGTCATGGGCACTCTGGCTCTGCTTCAAGCCGCAAAACTCTACTGGGAATCTTTGCCCGAAAAGTACGAAGGCAAGCGCTTTTACCATATTTCTACCGACGAAGTTTATGGCGCATTGAAGATGAACCATCCCGAAGGCATCGAGCCGCCGTTTACGACGACCGCTTCCAGCTCCGAGCATCACCTGGCTTATGGCGACGACTTCTTCTACGAGACTACTAAGTACACTCCGCATAGCCCGTACTCTGCTTCCAAGGCTGGCTCCGACCATTTCGTTCGCGCCTTCCATGATACTTACGGCATGCCGACGATTGTGACCAACTGCAGTAACAATTACGGCCCGTACCAGTTCCCGGAAAAGTTGATCCCGCTGTTCATCAACAACATCCGTCACAAGAAGCCGCTGCCGGTTTACGGCAAGGGCGAGAACGTTCGTGACTGGCTCTTCGTCGAAGATCACGCCCGCGCTATCGATGTCATTTTCCACAACGGAAAGATTGCCGAAACCTACAACATCGGCGGCTTCAACGAATGGAAGAACATCGACATCATCAAGGTGGTGATCAAGACTGTAGATAAGCTTCTTGGCCGCGCCGAGGGCGAAGACCTTGACCTGATCACCTACGTCACCGACCGCCTGGGCCACGACGCCCGCTACGCCATCGACAGCACCAAGCTGCAGAAGGAACTTGGCTGGGAACCGTCTTTGCAATTCGAAGAAGGTATCGAGAAGACCGTCAAGTGGTACCTGGACAATCAGGAATGGCTGGACAACATCACCAGCGGCGATTACGAAAAGTACTACGAGAACATGTATAAGGGTAAGGTGTAG
- the rfbA gene encoding glucose-1-phosphate thymidylyltransferase RfbA: MKGIVLAGGSGTRLYPLTMVTSKQLLPVYDKPMIYYPLSTLMLAGIRDILIISTPTDLPNFERLLGDGSAMGLNLSYKVQPSPDGLAQAFILGEEFIGDDCCAMVLGDNIFYGNGFSPLLKAAVKNAEENGRASVFGYYVEDPERFGVVEFDNAGKVISVEEKPKEPKSNYAITGLYFYDNRVCKFAKEQKPSARGELEITDLNKTYLDMGELDVKLLGRGFAWLDTGTMDSLIEAGEFVKMVENRQGIQISAVEEIAFINGWISKEKLLESAAKYGKSPYGQHLRKVAEGKIRY, from the coding sequence GTGAAAGGTATCGTACTTGCCGGTGGTTCTGGCACCCGCCTTTATCCGTTGACCATGGTTACCAGTAAGCAGCTTCTGCCTGTTTACGACAAGCCTATGATCTACTACCCGCTGAGCACCTTGATGCTGGCTGGTATCCGCGACATCTTGATTATCTCCACACCCACGGATTTGCCCAACTTTGAACGCTTGCTGGGTGATGGTTCCGCTATGGGCCTGAACCTTAGCTACAAGGTGCAGCCTAGCCCCGATGGCTTGGCACAGGCTTTCATTCTGGGCGAGGAATTCATCGGTGACGATTGCTGCGCCATGGTTCTTGGCGACAACATTTTCTATGGCAACGGTTTTAGCCCTCTGCTTAAGGCAGCCGTCAAGAATGCCGAAGAAAATGGAAGAGCCAGTGTGTTTGGCTATTATGTAGAAGATCCGGAACGTTTTGGCGTTGTGGAATTCGATAATGCTGGCAAGGTGATTTCTGTGGAAGAAAAGCCTAAGGAACCCAAGAGCAACTACGCCATTACCGGCCTCTATTTTTACGACAATCGCGTTTGCAAGTTTGCCAAGGAACAGAAGCCTAGCGCCCGCGGCGAACTCGAAATTACCGACCTGAACAAGACCTATCTGGACATGGGCGAACTTGATGTGAAGTTGCTGGGTCGCGGTTTTGCCTGGCTCGACACCGGTACCATGGACAGTCTGATTGAAGCGGGTGAGTTCGTGAAGATGGTGGAGAATCGTCAGGGTATCCAGATTTCCGCTGTTGAAGAAATCGCCTTTATCAACGGCTGGATCAGCAAGGAAAAACTTTTGGAAAGTGCCGCCAAGTATGGCAAGAGCCCTTACGGTCAGCACCTGCGCAAGGTCGCCGAAGGAAAGATTAGGTACTAG
- a CDS encoding Na/Pi cotransporter family protein produces MPAVDMKLAVLTLLGCLALLMFGMKTMSEGLQKLTGNGLRVMLGTMTKHRVMGVATGTAVTATIQSSTATTVLTVSFVNAGLLTLKQAISVIMGANIGTTISGWIMVLGFKFDMLYLVYPCFVLGIIMSYSKKNGTKSFSEFLFGLAFMLFAITTLRTTGASMHLGDIPAVQNFVQACGQWGFGSTLLFLLIGGIMTMCVQSSAAVMAITLILCSSGALEIYQGIALVMGENIGTTVTSNVVALSASTQARRAALAHLLFNMFGVVWVLCVFHPFINMVCSLVGFDPALKPSTPEDVKAAQDGVTYAVAGFHTMFNVCNVLILIWFIKPMETLICKIIKDKADDDEFRLKFISGGILSTAELSLFEARKEIILFGERCKKMFNMVPDLLTTKDEDEFNKIFSRIEKYEGISDNMEVEIAKYLNQVSEGRLSNESKIQIQSMLREISEMESIGDACYNMARAINHKFRSKDDFTEEQYKHINHMVELCNTALDYMIDVEEGKPGADYNRSRNIENEINNYRKSLKERNVADINDKKYDYQMSVHYMDVVNACEHLGDYVINVVEAHVNKKLTT; encoded by the coding sequence ATGCCCGCTGTGGACATGAAACTTGCTGTGCTCACCCTTCTTGGGTGTCTTGCACTTTTGATGTTTGGTATGAAGACCATGTCCGAAGGTCTTCAAAAACTTACCGGTAACGGCCTTCGCGTAATGCTTGGTACCATGACTAAACACCGCGTAATGGGTGTGGCCACCGGTACGGCTGTTACTGCGACCATCCAGTCTTCTACTGCAACTACCGTGCTCACCGTGAGCTTCGTTAATGCTGGCCTGCTTACTTTGAAGCAGGCTATTTCTGTTATTATGGGTGCCAACATCGGTACCACCATATCCGGTTGGATTATGGTGTTGGGTTTCAAGTTCGACATGCTCTACCTGGTGTACCCTTGCTTTGTACTGGGTATCATCATGAGCTACTCCAAGAAGAACGGTACCAAGAGCTTCAGTGAATTTCTGTTCGGCTTGGCATTCATGCTGTTCGCTATTACTACGCTGCGAACCACCGGTGCTTCCATGCACTTGGGTGATATCCCTGCGGTGCAGAACTTTGTGCAGGCCTGCGGTCAGTGGGGCTTTGGCAGCACTTTACTGTTCCTCTTGATTGGCGGCATCATGACCATGTGCGTGCAGTCCTCTGCTGCGGTCATGGCTATTACCTTGATTCTTTGTTCCAGCGGCGCCCTTGAAATCTACCAGGGCATTGCCCTTGTGATGGGCGAGAACATCGGTACCACTGTTACCAGTAACGTGGTGGCACTCAGTGCTTCTACCCAGGCACGCCGTGCAGCTCTGGCTCACCTGCTGTTCAACATGTTCGGTGTGGTGTGGGTCCTTTGTGTGTTCCATCCCTTTATCAATATGGTCTGCAGCCTGGTGGGCTTTGACCCCGCCCTTAAGCCTTCCACTCCCGAAGATGTCAAGGCTGCCCAGGATGGCGTTACCTACGCTGTGGCCGGCTTCCATACCATGTTCAATGTCTGCAACGTGCTGATTCTCATCTGGTTCATCAAGCCCATGGAGACCTTGATTTGCAAGATTATCAAGGACAAGGCCGACGATGACGAATTCCGTTTGAAGTTCATTAGTGGCGGTATTCTTAGTACTGCAGAACTTTCCCTTTTTGAAGCTCGCAAAGAAATCATTCTTTTTGGTGAACGTTGCAAGAAGATGTTCAACATGGTGCCTGATCTTTTGACGACCAAGGATGAAGATGAATTCAATAAGATCTTCAGTCGTATCGAAAAGTACGAAGGCATCAGCGATAACATGGAAGTGGAAATCGCAAAGTACCTGAACCAGGTCAGCGAAGGACGTCTTTCTAACGAAAGTAAGATCCAGATCCAGTCTATGCTTCGTGAAATTTCTGAAATGGAAAGTATCGGCGATGCCTGCTACAACATGGCCCGCGCCATCAATCACAAGTTCCGCAGCAAGGATGACTTTACCGAGGAACAGTACAAGCACATCAACCACATGGTGGAACTGTGCAATACGGCCCTTGACTACATGATCGATGTAGAAGAAGGCAAACCCGGTGCAGACTATAACCGTTCTCGCAATATCGAAAACGAAATTAACAACTACCGTAAGAGCCTCAAGGAACGTAACGTTGCAGACATCAACGACAAGAAGTACGACTACCAGATGTCTGTGCATTACATGGATGTGGTGAATGCTTGCGAACACTTGGGCGACTACGTCATTAACGTGGTTGAAGCTCACGTGAACAAGAAGTTGACTACGTAA
- a CDS encoding RNA-binding transcriptional accessory protein, with translation MDFSAIIAEELNLEVWRVSKALELMDQGGTIPFIARYRKDQTGTLNEIELRDISHRRDYLQELVDRKETILKSIEEQGKLTPELKAQIEACKDKTLLEDIYAPYKPKKRTRATIAKELGLEPLARLMWAQEETGNTAEQIALIYLSEEKGLADPKAALKGACDILAEEVADNTEFRQYLRAQVEKQGVMISKVRKEFEKQETKFKDYYDFSEPVGKIPSHRMLALRRGEKEKVLRLSIEVPAEQLVGYLKAQVIKGQTTWTPYLEAMCQDAWDRLLAPSMESEVRLILKDAAEEEAFKVFSKNLQDVLLAAPAGHKAVLALDPGFRTGCKVAVLDENGKFMDHGIIKPHEPWNDKAASAVYLMGLIDKYKIDLIAIGNGTASRETDAFCSEMAAKFKGKVPPRVIVSEAGASVYSASMIAIQEFPKEDVTTRGAISIGRRLQDPLAELVKVDPQSIGVGQYQHDVNQRELKKRLDEVVESCVNKVGVDVNSASAPLLSHVAGLSNTLSEAIVKYREENGAYGSREDLKKVKGFGPKAFEQAAGFMRIPGAENPLDDSAVHPENYALVEKMAEKVGVPVKEMVGNASAVQGIKLDEFLSEEVGKETLQDILRELQKPSRDPRKEFRYAKFDDKIQTINDLITGSWMEGVVTNVANFGAFVDIGVHQDGLVHVSEISDKFVEDAKTVLTVGDIVKVRVVAVDVGQKRISLSMKTEQVDGVAGAGANGPRGQRAGGPRGQGNRGFGGRNDQPNRGAIQGHATIADLKAKIAGKGAPSQQQKPAAAQPAKMNALLKGLAKKMR, from the coding sequence ATGGACTTTTCTGCAATTATTGCCGAAGAACTGAATCTTGAAGTATGGCGTGTTAGCAAGGCGCTGGAATTGATGGACCAGGGTGGTACCATCCCCTTTATCGCTCGTTACCGTAAGGACCAGACCGGCACTCTTAATGAAATTGAACTTCGCGATATCAGTCATCGCCGCGACTACCTGCAGGAACTGGTAGACCGTAAGGAAACCATCCTCAAGAGCATCGAGGAACAGGGCAAGCTTACCCCCGAGCTGAAGGCTCAAATCGAAGCCTGTAAGGATAAGACCCTGCTTGAAGATATTTACGCTCCCTACAAGCCCAAGAAGCGCACTCGCGCAACCATTGCCAAGGAACTTGGTCTTGAACCCTTGGCTCGTCTTATGTGGGCTCAGGAAGAAACCGGAAACACAGCAGAACAGATTGCTCTTATTTACCTGTCCGAAGAAAAGGGCCTGGCCGATCCCAAGGCTGCACTTAAGGGCGCTTGCGATATCCTGGCCGAAGAAGTGGCCGACAATACCGAATTCCGTCAGTACCTCCGCGCCCAGGTCGAAAAGCAGGGCGTTATGATTTCCAAGGTCCGCAAGGAATTTGAAAAGCAGGAAACCAAGTTCAAGGATTACTACGACTTCAGCGAACCGGTGGGCAAGATTCCCAGCCATCGTATGCTGGCTCTCCGCCGTGGCGAAAAGGAAAAGGTCCTTCGCTTGTCGATTGAGGTCCCCGCAGAACAGCTGGTGGGTTACCTCAAGGCTCAGGTCATCAAGGGCCAGACTACTTGGACTCCTTATCTTGAAGCCATGTGCCAGGACGCTTGGGATCGCCTGCTTGCTCCCAGCATGGAAAGCGAAGTCCGTTTGATTTTGAAGGATGCTGCCGAAGAAGAAGCCTTCAAGGTGTTCAGCAAGAACCTTCAGGATGTCTTGCTGGCTGCACCTGCAGGCCACAAGGCTGTGCTTGCTCTTGACCCGGGTTTCCGTACTGGTTGTAAGGTTGCTGTGCTTGATGAAAACGGCAAGTTTATGGACCACGGCATTATCAAGCCCCATGAACCCTGGAACGACAAGGCTGCTTCTGCAGTCTACCTCATGGGTCTTATCGACAAGTATAAGATTGACCTCATTGCAATCGGTAATGGTACCGCTAGCCGCGAAACCGACGCCTTCTGCTCCGAGATGGCTGCCAAGTTCAAGGGTAAGGTTCCGCCCCGCGTTATCGTTTCCGAAGCAGGCGCATCTGTTTACAGCGCAAGCATGATTGCCATCCAGGAATTCCCGAAAGAAGATGTTACCACCCGTGGAGCAATTTCCATCGGCCGTCGTCTCCAGGACCCGCTGGCAGAACTTGTGAAGGTTGACCCCCAGTCCATTGGCGTGGGCCAGTACCAGCACGATGTGAACCAGCGTGAACTGAAGAAGCGTCTGGACGAAGTGGTGGAAAGTTGCGTGAACAAGGTGGGCGTGGATGTGAATAGCGCTTCTGCTCCGTTGCTGTCCCATGTGGCTGGCCTCAGCAACACTCTGTCCGAAGCTATTGTCAAGTACCGCGAAGAAAATGGCGCCTACGGTAGCCGCGAAGACTTGAAGAAGGTGAAGGGCTTCGGCCCCAAGGCCTTTGAACAGGCCGCAGGCTTTATGCGCATTCCGGGTGCAGAAAATCCGCTGGATGATTCCGCAGTCCATCCCGAAAACTATGCTCTCGTCGAAAAGATGGCCGAGAAGGTTGGCGTACCTGTAAAGGAAATGGTGGGCAATGCATCTGCAGTCCAGGGCATCAAGCTTGATGAATTCCTGAGCGAGGAAGTGGGTAAGGAAACTCTGCAGGATATTCTCCGCGAATTGCAGAAGCCTAGCCGCGACCCCCGTAAGGAATTCCGTTACGCAAAGTTTGACGACAAGATCCAGACCATCAACGACCTCATTACCGGTAGCTGGATGGAAGGTGTGGTTACCAATGTGGCTAACTTCGGTGCTTTCGTCGATATCGGCGTTCATCAGGATGGCCTTGTTCATGTGTCTGAAATCAGCGACAAGTTCGTGGAAGACGCAAAGACTGTTCTTACCGTGGGCGATATCGTGAAGGTTCGCGTTGTTGCCGTTGACGTGGGCCAGAAGCGCATTAGCCTTTCCATGAAGACGGAACAGGTGGATGGTGTTGCTGGCGCAGGTGCTAACGGTCCTCGTGGTCAGCGTGCCGGTGGCCCCCGCGGTCAGGGTAATCGTGGCTTCGGCGGCCGTAACGACCAACCGAATCGCGGTGCTATCCAGGGTCATGCGACCATCGCCGACCTGAAGGCAAAGATTGCAGGCAAGGGCGCACCTAGCCAGCAGCAGAAGCCTGCCGCAGCTCAGCCGGCCAAGATGAACGCCCTTCTTAAGGGCCTGGCCAAGAAGATGCGCTAA
- the rfbC gene encoding dTDP-4-dehydrorhamnose 3,5-epimerase: MGKFNFIKTSIEGVTIVEPTVYGDHRGYFMETYNKAEFDAAGLDMVFVQDNESKSKKGVLRGLHFQKKNPQGKLVRVLEGEVYDVAVDLRKGSPTFGKYEGVVLSAENKRQFYIPEGFAHGFVVLSETATFVYKCTRLYDPTDEGGLFWNDPAIGIEWPVGNGFEPLLSEKDTKNPLLKDLGFAFEL, from the coding sequence ATGGGTAAGTTCAATTTTATCAAGACATCCATCGAAGGTGTAACCATCGTGGAGCCCACCGTTTACGGTGACCATCGTGGCTACTTCATGGAAACCTACAACAAGGCCGAATTCGATGCTGCAGGCCTCGACATGGTCTTTGTTCAGGATAATGAATCCAAGTCCAAGAAGGGCGTTCTCCGCGGTCTTCATTTCCAGAAGAAGAATCCCCAGGGCAAGCTGGTGCGCGTGTTGGAAGGCGAAGTCTACGACGTAGCCGTTGACCTGCGCAAGGGTAGCCCCACCTTCGGTAAGTACGAGGGCGTTGTGCTCTCTGCTGAAAACAAGCGCCAGTTCTACATTCCCGAAGGCTTTGCACACGGCTTCGTTGTTCTCAGCGAAACGGCAACCTTCGTCTACAAGTGCACTCGTCTGTACGACCCCACAGATGAAGGCGGCCTGTTCTGGAACGACCCGGCAATCGGCATTGAATGGCCTGTGGGTAATGGCTTTGAGCCCCTCCTCAGCGAAAAGGACACCAAGAATCCTCTCTTGAAGGATCTTGGATTTGCCTTTGAACTATAG